The Streptomyces cynarae genome contains a region encoding:
- a CDS encoding VOC family protein yields the protein MALRPVQVNIKALDHSAVGRFWAEALGWSAYSPGVTTYVGPGGGLLWPDPVAVCVDVVPVPEPKTTAKNRVHLDLATNSAADQAELVARLKALGATPAHVGQGDVPWTVLADPEGNEFCVLEPREIYQDTGPIAAVVVDCADPRAMARFWGEAMDWTLHEVTDDHAALRSADGVGPYLEFLRTPGVKTVPDRVHLDLLPYPGDDKAAEVARLRALGATDLDLGQGDVPWTCLADPEGHEFCVLALP from the coding sequence ATGGCGCTGCGACCTGTTCAGGTGAACATAAAGGCTCTTGATCACTCGGCAGTCGGCCGGTTCTGGGCGGAGGCGCTCGGCTGGAGTGCTTACAGCCCCGGCGTGACGACGTACGTCGGACCCGGTGGCGGCCTCCTCTGGCCGGACCCGGTCGCCGTCTGCGTCGACGTCGTACCCGTCCCGGAACCCAAGACGACGGCAAAGAACCGTGTGCACCTCGATCTCGCCACCAACTCCGCGGCCGATCAGGCGGAGTTGGTCGCGCGCCTGAAGGCTCTCGGCGCGACACCCGCCCACGTGGGCCAGGGCGACGTGCCGTGGACGGTCCTCGCCGACCCCGAGGGCAACGAGTTCTGCGTGCTGGAGCCTCGGGAGATCTACCAGGACACCGGACCGATCGCCGCGGTGGTGGTCGACTGCGCGGATCCGCGGGCCATGGCGCGGTTCTGGGGCGAGGCGATGGACTGGACTTTGCACGAGGTGACCGACGATCATGCGGCGCTGCGCTCCGCCGACGGCGTCGGCCCGTATCTCGAGTTCCTCCGCACGCCCGGCGTGAAGACCGTGCCAGACCGCGTCCACCTTGACCTGCTGCCGTACCCCGGTGACGACAAAGCAGCGGAGGTGGCCCGGCTGCGGGCCCTCGGCGCCACCGACCTCGACCTCGGCCAGGGCGACGTCCCGTGGACGTGCCTGGCGGACCCGGAGGGCCACGAGTTCTGCGTCCTCGCCCTGCCCTGA
- a CDS encoding IMP cyclohydrolase: MDQLNKVLEENRYPGRGVLWCRTGDGSRLGAYFLTGRSAASRARSLRLAADGDLVVAPIDEREHDHLRHYVAARQSGEWLIFGNGEQVATVADRVADGLPMPLSLGGLDYEPDPPIFTPRLTVTAGGPTGADAWFGAARRSSLDRASTNRMTLQVSNLEPGEGVLMTTYRSDGHTIATGTPFHEVRTTADSRSALLDELWSALRSEVRIAAAVFEPGRLDQVRILQA, from the coding sequence GTGGACCAGCTGAACAAGGTGCTTGAGGAGAACCGCTATCCGGGACGCGGAGTCCTGTGGTGCAGAACTGGCGACGGCTCCCGGCTCGGGGCCTACTTCCTGACCGGGCGAAGCGCCGCATCACGTGCGCGATCCCTCCGCCTCGCCGCCGACGGCGACCTGGTCGTCGCACCCATCGACGAACGCGAGCACGACCACCTGCGTCACTACGTCGCAGCTCGGCAGAGCGGAGAATGGCTGATCTTCGGCAACGGAGAACAGGTCGCCACCGTCGCCGACCGGGTTGCCGACGGTCTGCCCATGCCGTTGTCGCTCGGCGGACTGGACTACGAACCGGACCCACCGATCTTCACCCCGCGCCTCACCGTGACAGCAGGCGGGCCTACCGGTGCCGACGCGTGGTTCGGGGCTGCCCGCCGCAGCAGCCTGGATCGGGCCTCCACCAACCGCATGACCTTGCAGGTGTCGAACCTTGAGCCCGGAGAGGGCGTCCTCATGACGACCTACCGGTCCGACGGCCACACCATCGCCACCGGAACCCCGTTCCACGAGGTGCGTACGACAGCCGACAGCCGCAGCGCCTTGTTGGACGAACTCTGGTCGGCGCTCCGATCCGAGGTTCGGATCGCTGCGGCGGTCTTCGAGCCCGGCAGGCTTGACCAAGTCCGCATCCTGCAAGCGTGA
- a CDS encoding SpoIIE family protein phosphatase: MGTADSSRAGGDQPAASPAAPPSGLLDFLSVAAVVLDANGQVVFWSPQAEELFGYTAAEALGRFAARLMVHEEHWDEVIKLFTEVMESGADWAGAFPIRHKDGSTRLVEFRNMRLLDDRGETYALGLAADQATVRRVERDVALTARLVSQSPIGLAILDTELRYVTVNPALERITGLPAAERVGRPAGEVLTFLDRGNVEARFRRVLETGEPVVDRHIVCRPPGDPDHEHAWSVSYYRLEDAAGRVLGMAYFVIDITERHRAAIDAAQARQRLALIAKVSASVGTTLDLETTAHELAEAVVPDLADMATVDVLHSLLYGRTVPDAGPTRFRVLAIGAARPTDAVRALGPPGGLATYGSDRLITQCVRSRKPVLVRHTTPGDLRRIARDSEAASLLAAAGVHSYLAVPLVARGEVLGAIALKRTHNPAPFDDDDVFLACEVASRAAVCIDNARGYQAQRHAALTLQRSLLPEPPSHLPGLRIACRYQPAGATSEVGGDWYDAIPLHAGKTALIVGDVMGSGINAAATMGQLRSATRAFAELDLAPAEALRHLDHLTESVQQTITTCVYCVYDPAQGQCHISLAGHLPPALLRPGRPAELLDLPTGVPLGVGGVPFETTTIAFRPGDQLTLYTDGLVETRSEPIDARLDTLLGALTEVRGSDLGEVCDRLLDIRRPPGGEDDVALLVARAQT, translated from the coding sequence ATGGGCACAGCGGACTCCTCCAGAGCAGGCGGAGACCAGCCTGCGGCCAGTCCTGCCGCCCCACCGAGTGGCCTGCTCGACTTCCTGAGCGTCGCTGCTGTGGTGCTGGATGCGAACGGGCAGGTGGTGTTCTGGAGCCCTCAGGCCGAGGAACTGTTCGGCTACACCGCGGCGGAGGCGCTGGGCCGGTTCGCCGCGCGGCTGATGGTCCACGAAGAACACTGGGACGAGGTGATCAAGCTTTTCACCGAGGTCATGGAATCGGGCGCCGACTGGGCCGGGGCGTTCCCGATCCGGCACAAGGACGGAAGCACCCGCCTGGTGGAGTTCCGCAACATGCGGCTGCTGGACGACCGCGGTGAGACGTATGCCCTGGGCCTGGCCGCGGACCAGGCGACGGTGCGGCGGGTCGAACGGGACGTCGCCCTGACCGCGCGCCTGGTGTCCCAGTCCCCGATCGGGCTGGCCATCCTGGATACGGAGCTGCGTTACGTGACCGTGAATCCGGCTCTCGAACGCATCACCGGCCTGCCTGCCGCCGAGCGGGTGGGGCGGCCGGCCGGCGAGGTGCTGACCTTCCTGGACAGGGGGAATGTCGAGGCACGTTTCCGCCGTGTCCTCGAGACGGGGGAACCAGTCGTGGACCGGCACATCGTCTGTCGTCCCCCGGGCGACCCCGATCATGAGCATGCCTGGTCCGTCTCCTACTACCGGCTGGAGGATGCCGCCGGGCGGGTGCTGGGCATGGCCTATTTCGTCATCGACATCACCGAGCGCCACCGAGCCGCCATCGATGCGGCACAGGCACGCCAGCGCCTCGCCCTGATCGCCAAGGTCTCCGCCTCCGTGGGCACCACCCTCGATCTGGAAACGACAGCGCATGAACTGGCTGAGGCCGTCGTACCGGATCTGGCCGACATGGCCACCGTCGACGTTCTCCACAGCCTGCTCTACGGACGGACCGTGCCGGACGCGGGTCCGACGCGCTTCCGCGTCCTCGCCATCGGTGCGGCCCGCCCGACAGATGCGGTCCGCGCGCTCGGCCCGCCCGGGGGACTCGCCACGTACGGCAGCGACCGCCTCATCACCCAGTGCGTGCGTAGCCGCAAGCCCGTCCTGGTGCGCCACACCACCCCTGGTGATCTGCGGCGCATCGCCCGCGACAGCGAGGCCGCCTCCCTCCTCGCGGCGGCCGGTGTGCACTCCTACCTCGCCGTACCTCTCGTGGCCCGGGGCGAAGTCCTCGGCGCCATCGCCCTCAAGCGCACGCACAACCCCGCGCCCTTCGATGACGACGACGTCTTCCTCGCCTGCGAGGTGGCCTCCCGCGCGGCGGTGTGCATCGACAACGCCCGCGGGTACCAGGCCCAGCGTCACGCGGCCCTCACCCTTCAGCGCAGCCTGCTCCCCGAGCCCCCGTCACACCTTCCCGGCCTTCGGATCGCCTGCCGCTACCAGCCCGCCGGCGCCACGAGCGAGGTCGGCGGCGACTGGTACGACGCAATACCCCTGCACGCGGGCAAGACCGCCCTGATCGTCGGCGATGTCATGGGCAGCGGCATCAACGCCGCCGCCACGATGGGCCAGCTCCGCAGCGCCACCCGCGCCTTCGCCGAACTCGACCTCGCCCCCGCCGAGGCCCTCCGCCACCTCGATCACCTGACCGAGAGCGTTCAGCAGACCATCACCACCTGCGTCTACTGCGTCTACGACCCTGCCCAGGGCCAGTGCCACATCAGCCTCGCCGGGCATCTGCCTCCGGCCCTGCTCCGTCCCGGCCGGCCGGCGGAGCTCCTCGATCTGCCCACCGGTGTCCCGCTGGGCGTCGGAGGCGTGCCCTTCGAGACCACCACCATCGCCTTCCGCCCCGGCGATCAGCTCACCCTCTACACCGACGGCCTGGTCGAAACCCGCAGCGAACCCATCGACGCCCGTCTGGACACGCTCCTGGGAGCCCTCACGGAGGTGCGCGGCTCGGATCTGGGAGAAGTCTGCGACCGCCTCCTGGACATCCGCCGGCCACCCGGCGGCGAGGACGACGTCGCCCTGCTCGTCGCCCGAGCTCAAACCTGA
- a CDS encoding NAD-dependent protein deacetylase, with product MRMRPTLSWTPAEDVPPGTTNLEPVADALSTGGVLVLSGAGISTESGIPDYRGKGGSLSRHTPMTYQDFTASAQARRRYWARSHLGWRTFGRARPNAGHRAVAAFGRHGLLSGLITQNVDGLHQAAGNKGVVELHGSLDRVVCLSCGAFSPRRELAQRLQEANPGFEPVAAGINPDGDADLTDEQVGDFRVLPCTICSGILKPDVVFFGEAVPPQRVEHCRKLVREAASLLVLGSSLTVMSGLRFVREAAQAGKPVLIVNRDPTRGDRHALTRVALPLGTALTTVAGRLRIPIDDQATASVES from the coding sequence ATGCGCATGCGCCCCACTCTGAGCTGGACCCCTGCCGAGGATGTGCCGCCGGGCACCACGAATCTCGAGCCGGTCGCCGACGCACTGAGCACCGGCGGTGTGCTGGTGCTCAGCGGGGCGGGCATCTCCACGGAGTCGGGCATTCCGGACTACCGGGGCAAGGGCGGGAGCCTGAGCCGGCACACCCCGATGACCTACCAGGACTTCACCGCCAGCGCCCAGGCCCGGCGCAGGTACTGGGCGCGCAGCCACCTCGGCTGGCGCACATTCGGCCGCGCCCGCCCCAACGCCGGTCACCGGGCCGTGGCCGCGTTCGGGCGGCACGGCCTGCTCTCGGGTTTGATCACCCAGAACGTCGACGGCCTGCACCAGGCCGCCGGCAATAAGGGCGTCGTGGAACTCCACGGGAGCCTGGACCGGGTCGTCTGCCTTTCCTGCGGCGCCTTCAGCCCGCGCCGCGAACTCGCCCAAAGGCTTCAGGAGGCCAATCCGGGCTTCGAGCCGGTGGCCGCAGGAATCAACCCGGACGGTGACGCCGACCTCACCGACGAACAGGTCGGGGACTTCCGCGTGCTGCCCTGCACGATCTGCAGCGGCATCCTCAAACCGGACGTGGTGTTCTTCGGCGAAGCCGTTCCGCCCCAGCGGGTCGAGCACTGCCGCAAGCTGGTCCGTGAAGCGGCCTCCCTGCTGGTCCTGGGCTCCTCACTCACGGTGATGTCCGGGCTCCGGTTCGTCCGCGAGGCGGCCCAGGCCGGGAAGCCGGTGCTCATCGTCAACCGGGATCCGACCCGGGGCGACCGGCACGCCCTGACCCGGGTCGCGCTCCCGCTGGGAACGGCCCTCACCACCGTGGCCGGCCGGCTGCGCATTCCCATCGACGACCAGGCGACGGCCTCGGTGGAGTCGTGA
- a CDS encoding cold-shock protein yields the protein MAQGTVKWFNAEKGFGFIQQDGGGPDVFAHYSNIQTQGFRELQEGQRVSFDVTQGQKGPQAENIVPA from the coding sequence ATGGCACAGGGAACCGTCAAGTGGTTCAACGCCGAAAAGGGTTTCGGCTTCATCCAGCAGGACGGCGGCGGCCCCGACGTCTTCGCGCACTACTCGAACATCCAGACCCAGGGTTTCCGTGAGCTCCAGGAGGGCCAGCGGGTCTCCTTCGACGTCACGCAGGGCCAGAAGGGCCCGCAGGCGGAGAACATCGTCCCCGCCTGA
- a CDS encoding DEAD/DEAH box helicase, with protein MPRRPQKPNRRTSSPPPSASSPTEFRLPESTTPALPAVEDFAGLDMPAGLLKTLTAQGVTTPFPIQAATLPNSLAGRDLLGRGRTGSGKTLAFGLALLARTAGLRAEPKAPLALVLVPTRELAQQVTDALTPYATAVNLRLATVVGGLSITKQAGALRRGAEVLVATPGRLNDLVERGDCVLDHVRITVLDEADQMTDMGFLPQITKLIQQVRPDGQRMLFSATLDRNIDRLVQRFLTDPVVHSVDPSAGAVTTMEHHVLHVQDETDKKAVTTRIAARDGRVILFLDTKRSADRLAKRLLAVGVRAAALHGGRSQPQRNRTLEQFKSGQVTALVATNVAARGIHIDDLDLVVNVDPPTDHKDYLHRGGRTARAGGSGSVVTLVLPTQKRDVTRLMSDAGIRPRTARIMSSDAELATITGAREPSGVPVTIEVPQPATPTASRPDRKTGTRPARPSRRRQPRNGGGGQATTGAATRTGSRDSDRRATTERRASGGTPATGGRGSARRAEPGTATDGAAGAGGRNSGRQPASRKGRLHPR; from the coding sequence ATGCCCCGCAGGCCCCAGAAGCCGAACCGGCGTACCTCGTCGCCCCCGCCGTCCGCGTCGTCGCCGACGGAATTCCGGCTGCCGGAAAGCACGACACCCGCACTTCCCGCCGTCGAGGACTTCGCCGGTCTGGACATGCCCGCGGGGTTGCTGAAGACCCTCACCGCACAAGGGGTGACCACCCCCTTCCCCATCCAGGCCGCCACGCTGCCCAACTCACTGGCCGGCCGTGACCTGCTGGGACGGGGGCGCACCGGATCCGGCAAGACCCTGGCGTTCGGGCTGGCGCTCCTGGCCCGCACGGCCGGACTGCGCGCGGAGCCCAAGGCTCCCCTCGCCCTTGTCCTGGTGCCCACCCGTGAACTCGCCCAGCAGGTGACGGACGCGCTGACCCCCTATGCGACGGCGGTGAACCTCCGGCTGGCCACCGTGGTCGGCGGGCTGTCCATCACCAAGCAGGCCGGTGCGCTCCGGCGCGGCGCCGAGGTGCTCGTGGCGACCCCCGGCAGGCTCAACGACCTCGTGGAACGCGGGGACTGCGTGCTCGACCACGTGCGCATCACGGTGCTGGACGAAGCCGACCAGATGACCGACATGGGCTTCCTGCCGCAGATCACCAAGCTGATCCAGCAAGTACGGCCCGACGGACAGCGCATGCTCTTCTCGGCCACCCTGGACCGCAACATCGACCGCCTGGTGCAGCGGTTCCTGACCGACCCCGTGGTGCACTCCGTGGACCCGTCCGCGGGAGCGGTCACGACGATGGAGCACCACGTTCTCCACGTCCAGGACGAGACCGACAAGAAGGCCGTCACCACGCGCATCGCGGCCCGTGACGGCCGGGTCATCCTCTTCCTCGACACCAAGAGGTCCGCCGACCGGCTCGCCAAGCGGCTCCTGGCCGTCGGTGTCCGCGCGGCGGCGCTGCACGGAGGCCGCTCCCAGCCGCAGCGCAACCGCACTTTGGAACAGTTCAAGAGCGGCCAGGTCACCGCGCTGGTGGCGACGAACGTCGCGGCCCGGGGCATACACATCGACGACCTCGACCTCGTCGTGAACGTCGATCCCCCCACCGACCACAAGGACTACCTCCACCGGGGCGGCCGCACGGCCCGCGCCGGCGGCTCCGGCAGCGTGGTCACGCTGGTCCTGCCCACCCAGAAACGGGACGTCACCCGGCTCATGTCGGATGCGGGCATCCGCCCCCGGACGGCCCGCATCATGTCGAGCGACGCGGAACTGGCCACCATCACCGGCGCCCGCGAGCCTTCCGGCGTGCCCGTCACCATCGAGGTGCCTCAGCCAGCGACACCGACGGCGTCCCGTCCGGACCGGAAGACCGGCACCAGGCCCGCCAGGCCATCACGCCGCCGCCAGCCCCGGAACGGTGGCGGGGGCCAAGCCACGACAGGTGCTGCAACCAGGACGGGAAGCCGGGACTCCGACCGCCGGGCCACCACCGAGAGAAGGGCGTCCGGCGGTACCCCCGCAACCGGCGGGCGCGGTTCTGCTCGCCGGGCGGAACCCGGTACGGCCACGGACGGTGCCGCCGGAGCGGGCGGCCGCAACTCCGGCCGCCAGCCCGCTTCGCGCAAGGGCCGGCTGCATCCTCGATGA
- a CDS encoding helix-turn-helix transcriptional regulator, translating into MDLSARIRQLAGSELDLTQVRNELDRLLRRTVGYDLAAISTVDPSTLLWTSCFVSGMDAEGSTDRESVIFEGEFRGTDVNSYARLADAPVPVAGLHAATGGDITVAERYEPLLSRFGICDEVRVMLRSKTGCWGSLTLYRTHPSPPFSAADLDLLAGIVTPVADLLRLTLLRAALAAPGGLSAPPGLLLVQPSGETVTVTDDARPWLNTLDDRDRLPSAVRAVAAAVRTGDGLARAALPGRDGRWVMLHGSAAGEQIAVIVEGARPAVISEVITQAYGLTPREREITELIAQGRSTRQMATRLSISPFTVQDHLKAVYTKTGVNSRGELVATLYNRHYAPRSAVGARPSPYGWYLDDTADSQ; encoded by the coding sequence ATGGACCTCTCCGCGCGCATCCGGCAGCTCGCCGGCTCGGAACTGGATCTCACACAGGTACGGAACGAGCTCGATCGGCTGCTGCGCAGGACGGTCGGCTACGACCTCGCCGCCATTTCCACCGTCGACCCGTCGACTCTGCTGTGGACGAGCTGCTTCGTAAGCGGCATGGACGCCGAGGGCTCCACCGACAGGGAGAGCGTGATCTTCGAGGGGGAGTTCCGCGGGACCGACGTCAACAGCTACGCGCGGCTGGCCGACGCGCCCGTTCCCGTCGCGGGCCTGCATGCCGCCACCGGCGGCGACATCACCGTGGCCGAACGCTACGAGCCCCTGCTGAGCCGCTTCGGCATCTGCGACGAAGTCCGTGTCATGCTGCGCTCCAAGACAGGCTGTTGGGGCTCGCTCACCCTGTACCGGACCCATCCGTCGCCGCCCTTCTCAGCGGCCGACCTGGACCTTCTCGCCGGCATCGTCACCCCCGTCGCGGACCTCCTCCGCCTCACCTTGCTCCGTGCCGCGCTCGCCGCCCCGGGTGGTCTGTCAGCGCCCCCTGGTCTCCTGCTGGTGCAGCCGAGCGGGGAGACCGTCACCGTGACCGACGACGCCCGTCCATGGCTGAACACCCTGGATGACCGGGATCGGCTGCCCAGCGCGGTCCGAGCGGTGGCCGCCGCCGTCCGCACCGGCGACGGCCTGGCCCGGGCCGCTCTGCCCGGTCGGGACGGCCGGTGGGTGATGCTGCACGGCTCGGCAGCGGGGGAGCAGATCGCCGTCATCGTCGAGGGTGCTCGCCCCGCCGTGATCAGCGAGGTGATCACTCAGGCGTACGGGCTGACGCCCCGCGAGCGTGAGATCACCGAACTCATCGCCCAGGGCCGAAGCACTCGCCAGATGGCCACGCGGTTGTCCATCTCGCCCTTCACCGTCCAGGACCACCTCAAAGCCGTTTACACGAAGACAGGGGTCAACAGCCGGGGCGAGCTCGTTGCGACGCTGTACAACCGGCATTACGCGCCCCGGTCCGCCGTCGGCGCACGCCCGAGTCCCTACGGGTGGTACCTCGATGACACCGCCGACTCCCAGTAG
- a CDS encoding class I SAM-dependent methyltransferase gives MVEHDALSATREAYDAAASTYAQQFRGALRDRPLDRAILSVFAEVVIAGGDAQVADLGCGPGDITAHLEELGLAAFGVDASPAMIKLARQAYPGLRFDVGSMAALDIADGVLGGVLSRWSIIHTPPQELPVILAEFHRVLAPGGHLLVGFSASEDPSHPTQVFDHAVAPAYRWWPDHLAALLREAGLVEVARMVREPQPTDRRQFQEVQLLARKA, from the coding sequence ATGGTCGAACATGATGCCCTCAGTGCCACCCGCGAGGCCTACGACGCTGCTGCCTCCACGTATGCGCAGCAGTTCCGTGGCGCGCTGCGTGACCGGCCCCTGGACCGTGCGATCTTGAGTGTCTTCGCGGAGGTCGTCATCGCGGGTGGAGACGCTCAGGTCGCGGACCTGGGGTGCGGACCTGGAGATATCACTGCGCATCTGGAGGAGCTGGGGCTGGCGGCGTTCGGCGTCGACGCCTCTCCCGCGATGATCAAGTTGGCTCGACAGGCCTATCCGGGCCTGCGGTTCGACGTGGGTTCGATGGCCGCATTGGACATCGCTGACGGCGTGCTGGGCGGCGTACTCTCACGGTGGTCCATCATCCATACTCCGCCGCAGGAACTCCCCGTCATTCTGGCCGAGTTCCACCGTGTGCTGGCACCTGGCGGCCACCTTCTGGTCGGCTTTTCGGCAAGCGAAGATCCGTCTCACCCGACACAGGTCTTCGATCACGCAGTCGCGCCGGCCTATCGGTGGTGGCCTGATCACCTCGCCGCGCTGCTGCGCGAGGCCGGGTTGGTCGAGGTGGCCCGGATGGTTCGCGAGCCTCAGCCCACCGACCGACGGCAGTTCCAGGAGGTTCAACTGCTCGCCCGCAAAGCCTAA
- a CDS encoding ester cyclase has translation MRRIYEEGFEQGKLGVLDEVFAPDIVNHTAPEEHRVGVEPVRGLIRMLCTAFPDARVEIEDMVAVGDVVVMRNWYQGTHQGPFMGHEASGRSFRFRQIHWMRFNADGRVIEHWGVRDDVAHLRQLGLID, from the coding sequence ATGCGGCGGATCTACGAAGAAGGCTTCGAACAGGGCAAACTCGGTGTCCTCGACGAGGTCTTCGCCCCGGACATCGTCAACCACACCGCGCCGGAAGAGCATCGCGTGGGGGTCGAGCCGGTGCGCGGGCTGATCCGCATGCTGTGCACCGCCTTTCCCGACGCCCGCGTCGAGATCGAGGACATGGTGGCGGTCGGCGACGTCGTCGTGATGCGCAACTGGTACCAGGGAACCCACCAAGGGCCGTTCATGGGCCACGAGGCGTCGGGGCGCTCGTTCCGGTTTCGGCAGATCCACTGGATGCGCTTCAACGCCGATGGCCGGGTGATCGAGCACTGGGGCGTCCGCGACGACGTCGCGCACCTCCGGCAACTCGGCCTGATCGACTGA
- a CDS encoding PPOX class F420-dependent oxidoreductase, which produces MTEADRSGKLDGHIRERLLAPNFWHLATVDADGAPQVSPMWADIEGEYVMVNTSVGRVKEENLRRNPHVSLSHHDPENPYDRAEIRGRVVRFVEGEAAERAMDRLARKYINEERYPWLLPGERRLMILIEPTRVRRVVGVEPFRAGVLPEGTH; this is translated from the coding sequence ATGACCGAAGCCGACCGCTCGGGCAAGCTGGACGGGCACATTCGTGAGCGACTGCTCGCCCCGAACTTCTGGCACCTGGCGACCGTGGATGCCGACGGCGCGCCCCAGGTGTCGCCGATGTGGGCCGACATCGAAGGGGAGTACGTCATGGTGAACACGTCCGTGGGCCGCGTGAAGGAGGAGAACCTACGGCGGAATCCTCATGTCTCGTTGTCCCACCATGACCCTGAAAACCCGTACGACCGGGCGGAGATACGGGGACGGGTCGTGCGGTTCGTGGAGGGGGAGGCGGCGGAGCGTGCCATGGACCGGCTCGCCAGGAAGTACATCAACGAGGAGCGGTACCCGTGGCTTCTTCCCGGAGAACGGCGCCTGATGATTTTGATCGAACCGACACGGGTGCGCAGGGTGGTGGGGGTGGAGCCGTTCCGGGCGGGGGTGTTGCCGGAGGGGACGCACTGA
- a CDS encoding endo alpha-1,4 polygalactosaminidase, giving the protein MSLNPEGAEPIGSIGGYALVDRLGSGGMGVVYLARSASGRQVAVKVVHAQYAQDEEFRTRFRQEVAAVRRVSGAFTAPVVDADPDAEQPWMATLFVPGRTLAEMIAKEGPLVGPELRTLALGLVEALRDIHRAGVVHRDLKPSNVLMAEDGPRVIDFGISHAADNQALTVTGRLIGTPPFMSPEQFSAPREVTAASDVFSLGSLLVYAATGNRPFDGGSPYLTGYQVMYEAPVLDGVAEPLRSIAERCLDKDPAARPRLDELHRMFRALSDSAAPVAHAASIAPGVAGSSESSRQVSPTHAVPRLPARAAEKGGTDSARAGHGRRRRRFLIGLAAALVVTGLSITAVKIGSHHNNTSQSSNVSASASTKASVTAGTVVLPPKHVPWDYQIGGAYALPTGVQVVSRSHEDTPAPGAYNICNINAFQAQKDAERDWGSDLLLRDAKGSVVYDKDWGEAVLDIRTDAKRQRIAAKLNTWIDECAAKGYKAVEPDNYDTFTRFPDYLTARQAEALMKLLSAHAHEKGLAIAQKNTVELVADRASVGLDFAVVEECGQWNECGQFADAFHNNVLVVEYTAKGLSAACSDWSSTLSIVRRDRDVAPKGASGYLRQTC; this is encoded by the coding sequence ATGTCGCTGAACCCCGAGGGGGCGGAGCCCATTGGGTCGATAGGCGGCTACGCGCTGGTCGACCGACTCGGCAGTGGTGGCATGGGCGTTGTCTATCTGGCCCGCTCGGCCTCGGGACGGCAGGTCGCGGTCAAGGTCGTGCACGCGCAGTACGCGCAGGACGAGGAGTTCCGCACGCGCTTCCGGCAGGAGGTCGCGGCGGTCCGCCGGGTGAGCGGGGCGTTCACGGCGCCGGTGGTGGACGCCGATCCGGATGCCGAACAGCCCTGGATGGCGACGCTGTTCGTGCCGGGCCGTACGCTGGCCGAAATGATCGCCAAGGAGGGTCCGTTGGTCGGGCCTGAGTTGCGCACGCTGGCTCTGGGCCTCGTGGAGGCGCTGCGGGACATCCACCGGGCGGGTGTGGTGCACCGGGATCTGAAGCCGAGCAACGTCCTGATGGCCGAGGACGGACCCCGCGTCATCGACTTCGGTATCTCGCACGCCGCGGACAACCAGGCCCTCACGGTGACCGGGAGGCTGATCGGTACCCCGCCCTTCATGTCTCCCGAGCAGTTCAGCGCGCCGCGGGAGGTCACTGCGGCTTCGGACGTGTTCTCGCTGGGGTCGCTGCTGGTGTACGCGGCCACCGGCAACCGTCCCTTCGACGGCGGCAGCCCCTACCTGACGGGCTACCAGGTGATGTACGAGGCCCCGGTCCTGGACGGCGTCGCCGAACCGCTCCGCAGCATCGCCGAACGCTGCCTGGACAAGGACCCGGCAGCCCGGCCCCGACTCGATGAACTGCACCGCATGTTCCGGGCGCTGTCGGATTCCGCCGCACCGGTCGCGCACGCCGCATCGATCGCGCCGGGAGTGGCCGGCTCATCGGAATCCAGCCGTCAGGTTTCCCCTACGCATGCCGTCCCCCGACTCCCGGCCCGTGCGGCGGAAAAGGGAGGAACGGACAGCGCTCGAGCCGGACACGGGCGTCGAAGGCGGCGTTTCCTCATCGGCCTGGCTGCAGCCCTGGTCGTCACCGGGCTGAGCATCACGGCGGTGAAGATCGGCTCGCACCACAACAACACTTCCCAGTCGTCCAACGTGTCCGCGTCCGCGTCCACAAAGGCGTCGGTGACTGCGGGCACGGTGGTGCTACCGCCGAAGCACGTGCCATGGGACTACCAGATCGGCGGCGCGTACGCCCTGCCGACCGGTGTGCAGGTGGTCAGTCGCAGCCACGAGGACACGCCCGCGCCCGGTGCGTACAACATCTGCAACATCAACGCCTTCCAGGCACAGAAGGACGCGGAGCGTGACTGGGGCTCCGACCTGCTGCTGCGCGACGCCAAAGGGTCTGTCGTCTACGACAAGGACTGGGGCGAGGCCGTCCTGGACATCCGCACGGATGCCAAGCGGCAGCGCATCGCTGCCAAGCTGAACACCTGGATCGACGAGTGCGCGGCCAAGGGGTACAAGGCCGTCGAGCCCGACAACTACGACACGTTCACCCGCTTCCCTGACTACCTCACGGCCAGGCAGGCCGAGGCGCTGATGAAGTTGCTGTCGGCGCACGCTCATGAGAAGGGTCTGGCAATCGCCCAGAAGAACACCGTGGAGCTCGTGGCCGACCGTGCGTCCGTGGGCCTGGACTTCGCCGTGGTGGAGGAGTGCGGCCAGTGGAACGAGTGCGGCCAGTTCGCCGATGCATTCCACAACAACGTGCTCGTGGTCGAGTACACGGCGAAGGGCCTGTCGGCAGCGTGCTCCGACTGGAGCAGCACACTGAGCATTGTCCGCCGCGATCGGGATGTCGCACCCAAGGGCGCGAGCGGCTACCTCCGCCAGACCTGCTGA